A single window of Nicotiana sylvestris chromosome 3, ASM39365v2, whole genome shotgun sequence DNA harbors:
- the LOC138888057 gene encoding uncharacterized protein, whose translation MVGVICQTSSGGSFELNEAWADYYVGSNTVYRQKLTNNVEKGEMEIFPVYLLHSGEWEENKFVNFISDCVIVESTFNYNNLVVAISEQIRIDSDLNTIEINFVPNVVKEIYENHLVVTSFVVASSSSCLVATNSNSRDVSTTDSTEIIDIELIENTNFSENTGIIDNMLNEFVKEDQVYKDKETLMNVMKNLAVRERFQFKVKRSSATRYHLTCLDDNCAWSFKSSVVFKANIFKVRSYNNNHTCGYGERYLTQRQATSGIIASIVKDKYVNPKKVYTTNDIIEDIQKQHGIEVSYMKAWRAKEIAMAMIRGSPSDSYKELPKYFYMLEQTNPGSVTKLHKSEDGCFLYAYVSLYASIKGWEHCKSIMVVDGSFLKAAYKGTILTACTQDGAVGKILPLAYAIVDSENNKSWEWFFVQIKGTFGVREGMCIVSDRNESIFNATKVVYPEVPHCICIFHLWQNVKRTFKKHHKQLKDIFFALARAYTIEKFEYHMTELCKIDPRVQPYLFEFGYERWSRAYSKVKWSMIMTSNIAESINATNKDARELPVM comes from the exons ATGGTAGGTGTCATTTGTCAAACCTCTAGTGGTGGAAGTTTCGAACTCAATGAAGCATGGGCCGACTACTATGTTGGATCCAATACGGTATATCGTCAAAAGTTGACAAATAATGTTGAGAAGGGTGAA ATGGAGATTTTTCCTGTTTACCTTCTTCATAGTGGTGAATGGGAAGAAAACAAGTTTGTGAATTTCATCAGTGATTGTGTAATAGTTGAGTCCACATTCAACTACAACAATTTAGTTGTAGCTATTTCGGAACAGATTAGGATCGATAGTGATTTAAACACAATAGAGATTAACTTTGTGCCAAATGTTG TGAAAGAGATTTATGAAAATCATTTGGTTGTTACAAGTTTTGTGGTTGCTTCAAGTTCTAGTTGTTTGGTTGCTACAAATTCAAATTCTAGAGATGTATCAACAACTGATAGcactgagattattgatattgaaTTGATTGAAAACACGAATTTTAGTGAAAACACGGGTATAATAGATAATATGTTGAACGAATTTGTTAAGGAGGATCAAGTTTATAAGGATAAAGAGACACTTATGAATGTGATGAAGAACTTGGCTGTACGCGAGAGGTTCCAATTCAAGGTGAAGAGATCAAGCGCAACAAG GTATCACCTTACATGTCTGGATGACAATTGTGCTTGGAGTTTCAAATCTTCTGTCGTTTTCAAGGCAAACATATTCAAAGTAAGAAGTTACAATAATAATCACACATGCGGCTATGGTGAAAGATACTTAACACAACGTCAAGCTACTTCGGGTATAATTGCTAGTATAGTCAAGGACAAGTATGTTAATCCAAAAAAAGTTTACACTACAAATGATATAATAGAGGACATACAGAAGCAACACGGGATTGAAGTGAGCTACATGAAAGCATGGAGAGCTAAAGAAATAGCAATGGCAATGATAAGAGGGAGTCCGAGTGATTCATATAAGGAGCTGCCGAAGTATTTTTATATGTTGGAGCAAACAAATCCAGGATCGGTTACAAAGTTGCACAAATCAGAGGATGGGTGCTTTCTTTATGCATATGTTTCGCTATATGCATCTATCAAGGGCTGGGAGCATTGCAAATCGATAATGGTTGTTGACGGAAGCTTCCTTAAAGCAGCATATAAGGGTACCATATTGACTGCTTGCACACAAGATGGAGCTG TTG gaaaaatccttccacttgcGTATGCAATTGTGGATTCAGAGAATAATAAATCTTGGGAGTGGTTCTTTGTCCAGATAAAGGGTACTTTTGGAGTTAGGGAAGGGATGTGTATAGTTTCAGATAGAAATGAAAGCATCTTTAATGCCACAAAAGTTGTATACCCAGAAGTACCACATTGTATTTGCATATTTCACTTGTGGCAGAATGTAAAGCGCACATTCAAGAAACATCACAAACAATTGAAGGATATCTTCTTTGCTTTGGCAAGAGCTTACACAATAGAGAAGTTTGAGTACCATATGACAGAGTTGTGCAAAATTGATCCGAGGGTGCAGCCTTACTTGTTCGAATTTGGGTACGAAAGGTGGTCTAGAGCATATTCCAAGGTGAAATGGTCGATGATAATGACTTCCAATATTGCAGAGTCAATTAATGCAACTAACAAGGATGCTAGAGAGTTACCAGTAATGTGA
- the LOC138886917 gene encoding uncharacterized protein, with product MASFHSLKTLAIVALAISSFVQVTLGGIACENLTEDSCAFAISSNGKRCVLEKHLRRSGEEGYTCRTSEIEADKLKDWIETDECIEACGVDRNALGISSDALLESRFTNKLCSPACYKHCPNIVDLYFNLAAGEGVYLPKLCAEQGKSARREIAEIRSSGLVAPAPESEVKPSNFMIAPAMPPF from the exons ATGGCTTCATTCCATAGCTTGAAGACTTTGGCCATTGTTGCTCTTGCAATTTCCTCCTTTGTGCAAGTCACCCTAG GGGGTATAGCATGTGAGAACTTAACCGAAGACTCGTGTGCCTTCGCAATATCAAGCAATGGGAAGCGTTGCGTGCTAGAGAAACATCTGCGAAGGAGTGGGGAAGAAGGATATACATGCCGCACATCAGAAATAGAGGCTGATAAGCTTAAAGATTGGATTGAAACCGATGAATGCATTGAGGCATGCGGCGTCGATAGAAATGCCCTTGGCATTTCTTCCGACGCTCTCCTGGAATCTCGCTTTACCAACAAGCTTTGCTCCCCTGCTTGCTACAAACATTGCCCCAATATTGTTGACCTCTACTTCAACCTTGCCGCTGGTGAAG GTGTATATCTTCCCAAGTTGTGTGCAGAGCAAGGGAAAAGTGCAAGGCGAGAAATAGCGGAGATCAGAAGCTCGGGATTGGTGGCGCCAGCTCCGGAATCAGAAGTCAAGCCCAGCAATTTCATGATTGCTCCGGCAATGCCTCCTTTCTAA